Proteins from one Vespa crabro chromosome 11, iyVesCrab1.2, whole genome shotgun sequence genomic window:
- the LOC124428221 gene encoding repetitive organellar protein-like isoform X1, whose product MSGTEDAYAPEEPTPDISMSLIDIQMPETPESTKGQASDGDTCRLESPRMLKPVLGKVQAKKRLMAFANKFNVLPKASNKSSVPQAQVIGTMKDNADNEDNTSDTKLKTKIEHSQHSYNRYSNSSKLKKKTEEKVLAIEEIRREESKSKLLLAEAMAAASLEEESFNRHNSTMWETSRNSKGRSRQKDTVSSHRVSNKSMMERKRKQHNKEGKEGSVNKQTKERHESKEKYYYKASLQNREQQRKDKEKKDDKCKRDETKVELNRDKKDDGKDKKEGHKDKKEEIREKKEESKDKKEKQNDLRESIADVKSKKDKNKLKDKEKEREIKKYGSWAEMKKSGVTLDEVIQLRKPEISERSIKSRTVQDYARYLDQMLMLNNYRLKRTALIAEGLDGPKEFPPESIKLTKRGRQLVYCENPRVSLLLNQQQLLQAVTLDRREKLRDICDATSIQVNIEDNEELLCSRNWYKKINIIKPNSDSKWQLSINVIPPKSKWDSEDEEISQENDEIENEEKQMEIENIIEQGDKVSTSISDSPENSRNVENTDNQNNSDVIKPEILDKASVSPILLSAGNEKLASEYEQFMKMVCTDIPLPDAVKTVQKFSSEKCLLKSVSPSNYHEFNIELTSLEDKYNTFSTTKSIACENQNKITNEVLTEKQLQENECLENSCLTFQHSEHSNLSINSQAPMQENERIFEDATICEEKEIEESESIPNDWENVRIKVEHLSDENSESRKRRRKKKRLQNKTSSSESSSSSSSTDSEDKKTKRRRNRKLSQDSSSSDSDSSESSSTSSSSESFSSDSKRRKKRRKKRKIGKRKRKAKRIARIKKRRRRKISSPSSSSESDERRKRKKINKRNLKSRKVLNEKEIDSRELINEVSDSTIKHTLQIQSASKKIKEEMNVEMVQGEKQNLWENKNKSVVNKESQDKTADKFLEEWEVNSVIIGKRFESQISEMNRDVSKLKDDEQNKLKKMDRVDKNIIAIEKLNEKRSDDNFSEGKQKIDNDLDEKKKRKKDKDKKSNTEFLTDWERESERIARQIIQDDMKLSKKLEKHKKEKWRETEFDTLNVPSLTQLEKEVSKGQLLADDWEVDSLEAIADLTVNKRRASHSSIKKLEKEVKYDKKTDTYIAVDKESARESRKKIERLCTIRIWEDEEEEGEKEAMMLVQEKNKRKKDDWDIEEESFMRINEKGKDNIDTSSITSATSAATTIVSDIIDIACNAQSDLPINYVKNIKDRNSMEMLDKLKENEFNINKKIKKSRWDIGSQSDEKMELKASVMWEEECVEWSNRTKSEHTSNRTSLDVSEKISLKDKVKDDICHVVNQPLNVEAFSSKYSENPTNFLKRKQSCNLKLEDKKLLEQSWSENANIDTIIEKTSIMNKKNPCTERLKTILDIDNKLGQRSIELYSPSSPAPSQKSEDIEASSSGINSTSLSKTRSHEDKNKELCQMEEKSLSSSTIPLQLKKFHENICIAPKISTSKHSLQNMTVHSKTEKCNTVVAENSEKLLNNLLLNDSCSDAHSSKSLQMDMFAEYETDISYSNENVPHVDTKTEINIKNDETNEEKATFKLIPKQFLIRRSNEHDKSKKTEVPLLDSAQQVAALLTIQKKLLQSHILDSDKEDTEFVSIHVADANKTLDANIISTDECSSTDHPITATNVQLGSKEEILQNAQLQSTHTKFQTSNMYSDQSDEYKNQDKKKGENTKTNKLTIIEDNSDTDIPQSTKSLDREERRKRPLKQEDDKRYNDRNKDKRDRKSNELMRDRIDKRDYKEIKRLEYNENRRKISPMRNKRKHVDSPCTSWECEGSGSGSHSRSWSRSRSKSPRRRDETNVYIRDRKLSRSTRTRNTDDRKDRFTRSPERSITTSYNKSNKNNRDEWNKRKYDSMEKNREKEMKPYDPIEILRERNMELNKHSENRVQIEEETDQTFWQFEMDNALRDGESLDSFSNQQDMNLDYNNRTYYRDESLEREIMEGPISSRRSKKQRLNIRRDMQWAKVGDSMRRTEKLQKRSRLSPCLRHSPSGLSVDRFRCVSRSRSRSWSRSRSRSRTRSRSGSRSKSRSRSRSCSRSRSKLQSRSRSRSRSTSRTRSRKRSPEYELRLSETLRLSRSPSLLRDKINGSMRERKEGRDSRQNCEETGRRIETIVQSTSSVTRVTADSTVMDTEMQISSGVDNVPSNFQYSGVNESSNDYYYTENNLTYPPCIDDTVASSPKRLSLDDRLELELGIKKQHEQETNILSDYSNNFNPNTVVYPSPPPQQPQQLYRRQPTVLQVGNVLQVVPADYNGISPARTEIPVITTPPIVHGSSQVVRVGNVLQVVPTSLDWSGGTQSTVDQPGTTSYSTDPSPSPVSVPISVPVPVPVPMPVPTIPSVVSTPTQSSTLSPVPLSLSIPVPAPVPIPISAATYPRSEITVQKVSAQPVYNYEAILEARRKEREERKRLREMRRKEKERRRIEKVNRRALRLLEKKTIGTPQSENTTLSDNRKIPPSIDRSVIKALHEGDEEATLDGQSVKEPDNSVSLITSVEEEEDVAGDDDEDDEEEEEAEGEDEDEDYEDPEDDEEEEELNDQKSISKTDNRKEEIKEIEVPLNDMNTNQAESKPKDWPLLPVAPLKGILISPGFRKDTFSNGNIDNLSTVDGENEDCIDKDEADIEKTSDINKGDNTSENKINMTKHKMKLKIKVSQKKKRTKKSVQFADGVKPGEGTSPSGGEGDMPSPPPPSSTISQDSPCDLKRSLSKRIKKEKRARHPKTKKKVKVKIIKLKKPRVTPLSAMMIEDSDELDDLPPPPPPPGSPPPPNLWPSYLSAYSGTVRATETQSIVSTPTPVQAPPPPTPLPLLVPPPPLNYTIQPCTKANYEIANLYQFFSMKK is encoded by the exons ATGTCTGGAACTGAGGATGCTTATGCCCCAGAGGAGCCTACACCGGACATTTCAATGTCTTTAATAGATATACAGATGCCTGAAACGCCAGAAAGTACTAAAGGCCAAGCAAGTGATGGAGATACATGTAGGTTAGAAAGTCCAAGAATGCTTAAACCCGTTCTTGGTAAAGTTCAAGCTAAAAAGCGGTTAATGGCATTTGCAAATAAGTTTAATGTATTACCAAAAGCCTCAAATAAATCTTCTGTACCTCAAGCGCAAGTTATTGGTACTATGAAAGATAATGCAGACAATGAAGATAATACCAGCGATACAAAATtaaagacaaagatagaaCATAGCCAGCATTCATACAATCGTTACTCAAATAgtagtaaattaaaaaagaaaacag aagaaAAGGTTTTGGCAATAGAAGAAATTAGAAGAGAAGAGTctaaaagtaaattattacTGGCTGAAGCCATGGCTGCAG CAAGTTTGGAAGAAGAAAGTTTTAACAGACATAATTCAACAATGTGGGAAACCTCTAGAAATTCGAAAGGAAGGTCTAGACAAAAGGACACAGTTTCTTCCCATAGGGTTTCTAATAAATCTATGATGGAACGCAA GAGAAAACAACAtaacaaagaaggaaaagaaggaagtgtaaataaacaaacaaaagaacgGCAtgagagtaaagaaaaatattactataagGCGTCTCTTCAAAATAGGGAAcaacaaagaaaagataaggaaaagaaagatgataaaTGTAAACGAGATGAAACCAAAGTAGAGTTAAACCGCGATAAAAAGGATgatggaaaagataaaaaggaaggccataaagacaagaaagaagaaataagagaaaagaaggaagaatcaaaggacaaaaaggaaaaacaaaatgatttgCGAGAAAGTATTGCAgatgtaaaaagtaaaaaagataaaaataaattgaaagataaagaaaaagaaagagaaataaaaaaatatgggTCATGGGCAGAAATGAAAAAGTCAGGCGTAACTCTGGATGAAGTCATTCAATTAAGAAAACCAGAAATTTCAGAACGATCCATAAAAAGCAg GACAGTGCAAGATTATGCACGTTACTTAGATCAGATGTTGATGttgaataattatcgtttGAAACGTACTGCCTTAATTGCTGAAGGACTAGATGGACCTAAAGAGTTTCCCCCTGAATCTATCAAATTAACAAAACGTGGACGGCAATTAGTTTATTGTGAAAATCCTcgtgtttctcttttattaaatcaacAGCAGTTACTTCAGGCTGTTACATTGGATCGTCGGGAAAAGCTGCGAGATATATGTGATGCAACATCTATaca AGTCAACATAGAGGATAATGAAGAACTATTGTGTTCTCGTAATtggtataagaaaataaatataattaaacctAATAGTGACTCAAAATGGCAATTATCCATTAATGTAATACCACCAAAATCAAAGTGGGATAgtgaagatgaagaaatttcacaagaaaatgatgaaatagaaaatgaggaaaaacaaatggaaatagagaatattattgaacaag gAGACAAGGTATCAACATCGATTTCTGATTCACCTGAAAATAGCAGAAATGTAGAAAATACAGACAATCAGAATAATTCTGATGTTATAAAACCTGAAATTCTAGATAAAGCATCTGTATCTCCAATCTTATTATCTgcaggaaatgaaaaattagcTTCAGAATATGAGCAATTCATGAAAATGGTGTGTACGGATATTCCTTTACCAGATGCAGTAAAAACAgtacaaaaattttcttcagaAAAATGTTTGCTTAAATCTGTATCTCCATCAAATTATCATGAATTTAATATAGAATTAACATCATTGGAAGATAAATATAACACTTTTTCTACAACAAAAAGTATAGCATgtgaaaatcaaaataaaattactaatGAAGTATTAACTGAGAAACAATTGCAAGAAAATGAATGTCTAGAAAATTCGTGTCTAACGTTTCAGCATTCTGAACATTCCAATTTATCAATAAACTCGCAAGCTCCTATGcaggaaaatgaaagaatatttgaAGATGCAACTATTtgtgaggaaaaagaaatagaagagtcAGAATCTATACCTAACGATTGGGAAAATGTTCGGATCAAAGTAGAACACTTGAGCGATGAGAATTCTGagtcaagaaaaagaagaaggaagaaaaaacgcTTACAAAATAAGACATCTAGTAGCGAATCatctagtagtagtagttccACAGATTCTgaagataaaaagacaaaacgACGCCGTAACAGAAAATTATCACAGGATTCAAGTTCATCTGATTCTGATAGTAGCGAAAGTAGTAGTACTAGCAGTAGTAGCGAGTCTTTCAGCTCAGATAgcaaacgaagaaagaagaggaggaagaaaagaaaaattggaaaaagaaaaaggaaagcaaaaagaatagctagaattaaaaaaagacgtagaagaaaaataagttcgCCATCGAGTAGTAGTGAATCtgatgaaaggagaaaaaggaaaaaaataaacaaaaggaatttaaaaagcagaaaagtattgaatgaaaaagaaattgatagcagagaattaataaatgaGGTTTCAGATTCAACTATTAAACATACATTGCAAATACAATCTGCATcgaaaaagattaaagaagaaatgaatgtGGAAATGGTTCaaggagaaaaacaaaatttatgggaaaataaaaacaaatctgTAGTTAACAAAGAAAGTCAAGACAAAACTGCAGATAAATTCTTAGAAGAATGGGAAGTAAATTCAGTAATTATAGGTAAACGATTTGAAAGTCAAATTTCGGAAATGAATCGCGATGTGAGTAAGTTAAAGGATGACGAGCAAAATAAGCTTAAAAAAATGGACAGAGTagacaaaaatattatcgcaATTGAAAAACTGAATGAGAAGCGATCTGATGACAATTTCTCAGaaggaaagcaaaaaatagataatgatttggatgaaaaaaagaaaagaaaaaaagacaaggataagaaaagtaatactGAATTTCTTACTGAttgggaaagagaaagtgaacgTATAGCACGGCAAATAATACAGGATGATATGAAGTTATCGAAAAAGTTGGAGAAAcacaagaaggaaaaatggaGAGAAACAGAATTTGATACTTTGAATGTACCATCATTAACGCAACTCGAAAAAGAAGTTAGTAAAGGGCAACTATTAGCAGATGATTGGGAAGTAGACAGTTTAGAAGCTATTGCAGATTTAACTGTTAATAAGAGAAGAGCTTCTCATagttctataaaaaaattggaaaaagaagtgaaatatgataaaaaaacgGATACATATATTGCAGTGGACAAAGAAAGTGCAAgggaaagtagaaagaaaatagagagattgTGTACTATAAGAATAtgggaagatgaagaagaggaaggtgAGAAAGAAGCAATGATGCTCgtacaagagaaaaataaaagaaagaaagatgattgGGATATTGAAGAAGAATCATTTATgcgtattaatgaaaaaggcaaagataatattgatacaAGTAGTATAACCAGTGCTACTAGCGCTGCTACAACTATAGTtagcgatattattgatattgcttGCAACGCTCAATCCGATTTACCcattaattatgttaaaaatattaaagatagaaatagcaTGGAAATGCTTGATAAATTGAaggaaaatgaatttaatattaacaaaaaaattaagaaaagtcGTTGGGATATAGGATCACAATCTGATGAGAAGATGGAACTCAAAGCTTCTGTTATGTGGGAAGAGGAATGTGTTGAATGGTCAAATCGAACTAAATCTGAACATACAAGTAATAGAACATCCTTGGATGTATCTGAAAAGATTTCATTAAAAGATAAGGTCAAAGATGATATTTGCCATGTTGTAAATCAACCATTAAATGTTGAGGCCTTCAGTTCTAAATACTCGGAAAATCCtacaaattttcttaaaagaaaacaatcttGTAATTTGAAGttggaagataaaaaattattagaacaatCATGGAGTGAAAATGCAAATATTGATACAATTATAGAAAAGACATcgattatgaataaaaaaaatccatGTACAGAACGGTTGAAAACTATTCtggatattgataataaattaggTCAAAGGAGCATAGAGTTATACAGTCCAAGTTCTCCAGCGCCGTCTCAGAAGTCTGAGGATATTGAAGCTTCTTCTAGTGGCATTAATTCAACTTCTTTGAGCAAGACTAGATCACACgaagacaaaaataaagaattatgtCAGATGGAAGAAAAGTCATTATCTTCTTCCACTATACCATTACAATTAAAGAAGtttcatgaaaatatatgCATAGCTCCTAAAATATCAACATCAAAACATAGTCTTCAAAATATGACTGTTCActcaaaaacagaaaaatgtaATACAGTTGTTGCTGAAAATTCTGAAAAGTTGCTTAATAATTTACTTCTCAATGATTCATGTTCAGATGCACATTCATCTAAATCTTTACAAATGGATATGTTTGCTGAATATGAAACGGATATATCTTATAGTAATGAAAATGTTCCGCATGTTGATACAAAAacagaaattaatataaaaaatgatgagacaaatgaagaaaaagcaaCTTTTAAACTTATtccaaaacaatttttaattcggCGCTCTAATGAGCAtgataaatcaaaaaagacTGAAGTGCCCTTACTTGATTCTGCACAACAAGTTGCAGCTCTTTTAACAATCCAGAAAAAGCTCTTACAATCGCATATACTAGACAGCGACAAAGAAGATACAGAATTTGTATCTATACATGTAGCAGATGCGAATAAAACTCTTGATGCCAATATTATAAGTACTGATGAATGTTCTTCTACTGATCATCCTATAACTGCCACTAATGTTCAATTGGgatcaaaagaagaaatattacaaaacgCCCAGCTACAAAGTACTCATACAAAATTTCAAACATCCAACATGTATTCTGATCAAAGTGATGAATACAAAAAtcaagataagaaaaaaggtgaaaatactaaaacaaataaacttactattattgaagataataGTGATACAGACATACCACAAAGTACAAAATCTTTAgatagagaggagagaagaaagagaccTCTTAAGCAGGAAGATGATAAACGATACAATGAtcgtaataaggataaaagagatagaaaaagtaatgaaTTGATGAGAGACAGAATTGATAAAAGAGATTATAAAGAGATCAAAAGGTTGGAATACAatgaaaacagaagaaaaataagccCAATGAGAAACAAGAGAAAGCACGTCGATAGTCCGTGTACTTCTTGGGAATGCGAAGGAAGTGGAAGTGGTAGCCATAGCCGTAGCTGGAGTCGAAGTCGAAGTAAAAGTCCAAGAAGACGGGATGAAACTAATGTATATATTCGAGATAGAAAATTAAGTAGATCTACTAGAACAAGGAATACAGACGATCGAAAAGATAGATTTACACGAAGTCCAGAAAGATCAATTACTACTAGTTACAACAAAT caaATAAAAACAACCGTGATGaatggaataaaagaaaatatgatagtATGGAGaaaaatcgagagaaagaaatgaaaccaTATGATCCAATCGAAATTTTAAGGGAAAGAAATATGGAACTTAATAAACATTCTGAAAATAG AGTACAaattgaagaagaaacagaTCAAACATTTTGGCAATTTGAAATGGATAATGCTTTACGCGATGGAGAATCTTTGGATTCATTTAGTAATCAACAGGATATGAActtagattataataatagaacttACTATAGAGATGAAAgcttagaaagagaaattatggAAGGTCCTATTTCCTCTAGGCGAAG cAAAAAACAAAGATTAAACATACGAAGAGATATGCAGTGGGCAAAAGTAGGCGATTCTATGCGAAGAACAGAAAAACTCCAGAAAAGGTCACGACTATCTCCATGTTTAAGACACTCACCATCCGGATTATCCGTGGACAGATTTAGATGCGTATCAAGATCGCGATCAAGATCGTGGTCTCGATCAAGATCGCGATCAAGGACAAGATCAAGGTCAGGATCAAGATCAAAATCACGGTCGCGATCGAGGTCATGCTCACGATCAAGATCAAAATTGCAGTCAAGATCTAGATCAAGGTCTAGATCGACATCGAGAACCAGATCGAGGAAACGAAGTCCCGAATATGAATTAAGATTATCTGAAACACTTCGTCTCTCTCG GTCACCATCTTTATTAAGGGATAAGATCAATGGAagcatgagagaaagaaaagaaggaagagatagTAGACAAAATTGTGAAGAAACTGGTAGACGTATAGAGACAATTGTGCAGTCAACATCCAGTGTAACGAGGGTAACGGCAGATTCTACTGTTATGGATACAGAGATGCAGATTAGTAGCGGTGTTGATAACGTACCttcaaattttcaatattccgGTGTGAACGAGTCTAGTAATGATTACTATTATACGGAGAATAACTTAACTTATCCTCCTTGCATAGATGATACTGTTGCAAGTTCTCCAAAACGTTTATCGCTTGACGACAG ATTGGAATTAGAATTAGGAATTAAAAAGCAACATGAACAAGAAACAAATATACTCTCTGATTAttccaataattttaatccaaATACTGTTGTATATCCATCTCCTCCACCACAACAGCCACAACAATTGTATCGCCGTCAACCTACAGTATTGcag GTGGGCAATGTTTTACAAGTGGTACCTGCAGATTATAACGGAATATCTCCAGCACGTACAGAAATACCTGTTATTACAACACCTCCAATCGTACATGGATCCAGTCAAGTTGTACGAGTTGGTAATGTCCTTCAAGTAGTACCAACGTCTTTAGATTGGAGCGGTGGTACACAGTCAACTGTAGATCAACCAGGAACAACTTCATATTCTACTGATCCATCACCTTCTCCTGTTTCAGTTCCAATTTCCGTTCCTGTACCCGTTCCTGTCCCTATGCCCGTACCCACTATTCCTTCTGTAGTATCAACGCCAACACAAAGTTCTACCTTGTCCCCAGTGCCTTTATCTCTATCAATTCCTGTACCTGCACCTGTACCAATACCTATTTCTGCAGCAACATATCCAAGATCAGAAATTACAGTACAGA AAGTATCAGCACAACCAGTATATAATTATGAAGCAATACTTGAAGCTCgccgaaaagaaagagaagaacgtAAGAGATTGCGCGAAAtgcgtagaaaagaaaaagaacgcaGACGAATAGAAAAAGTTAATCGAAGAGCACTTCGACTTCTTGAGAAGAAAACAATAGGTACACCGCAATCAGAGAATACAACTTTATCAGATAATCGAAAAATACCACCATCTATAGATCGATCGGTTATAAAGGCTCTTCATGAAGGAGATGAAGAAGCTACTTTAGATGGCCAGTCAGTAAAGGAACCAGATAATTCAGTTTCTTTAATAACTtctgtagaagaagaagaagatgttgCAGGAGATGATGACGAGGAtgatgaggaagaagaggaagcggaaggagaagatgaagatgaagattaCGAAGATCctgaagatgatgaagaagaagaggaattaAATGATCAGAAGTCAATATCTAAAACAGACAATCGAAAGGAAGAGATTAAAGAGATAGAAGTGCCACTAAACGATATGAACACAAATCAAGCAGAATCCAAACCGAAAGATTGGCCGTTATTACCTGTAGCACCTTTAAAAGGAATACTTATATCACCTGGTTTTAG GAAAGATACATTTTCTAATGGAAATATAGATAATCTTTCTACAGTAGATGGGGAGAATGAAGATTGTATAGATAAAGACGAGGCtgatatagaaaaaacaaGTGATATAAACAAAGGAGATAATACCTctgagaataaaattaatatgacaAAGCATAAAATGAAgttaaagataaaagtatcgcaaaagaaaaaaagaacaaaaaaatctgTGCAATTTGCTGATGGTGTGAAACCTGGTGAAGGAACTAGTCCTAGTGGTGGAGAAGGAGATATGCcatctccacctcctccttcaAGTACGATTTCTCAAGACAGTCCTTGTGACTTAAAAAGGTCACTttctaaaagaataaaaaaagagaagagagcaAGACATcccaaaacaaagaaaaaagtcaaa gtaaaaataattaaattaaagaaaccACGCGTCACTCCTTTGTCTGCTATGATGATAGAGGATTCTGATGAATTGGATGATCTtccaccgccgccgccaccaccaggttctcctcctcctccaaaTTTATGGCCCAGTTATCTTTCAGCATATAGTGGAACAGTTAGAGCTACTGAAACACAATCAATTGTTTCAACACCAACTCCAGTACAagctccaccaccaccaactcCATTACCACTTTTAGTTCCTCCACCGCCATTAAATTATACGATACAACCTTGTACTAAGGC taattatgaAATAGCCAATTTATACCAGTTTTTCtccatgaaaaaataa